The Arenibacter algicola region TTTGGAAGAATTAAAGATCAAATCATTGCCGAGACACTTAGCCATAATTATGGATGGTAATGGGAGATGGGCAAAAGAAAAAGGAAAATTAAGGGTTTTTGGCCATGAACAAGGGGTGAAAACCGTTAGGAGAACTGTGGAGGACTGTGCTAGAATGGGGTTGGAGTTTCTTACTTTATACACTTTTTCCACCGAGAATTGGAACAGGCCCAAATTGGAAGTGGATACTTTAATGCGGTTATTGGTTTCTTCGCTTAAAAAGGAATTGAAAACCTTGAATAATAATAATATTAAGTTAAATACCATTGGCAATATAGCTTCCTTGCCAAATAGTGCGCACAAGGAATTGTTGGATGTAATGGAGAAAACTAGTGGCAATACCGGCATGACTTTAACGCTTGCCCTTAGTTATGGGTCTCGGGAAGAGATAAAAAATGCCGTACAACAGATATGTGTCAAAGTTAAAAATAATATAATTTCTCCCGAAAATATTGACGAAACCATTATTAATAACCATCTTTACACGCAAAATTTACCAGACGTAGACTTGTTGATCCGTACCAGTGGAGAGCATAGGATCAGTAATTTCTTACTATGGCAAATTGCATATGCGGAATTGTATTTTATTGATGTATTTTGGCCGGATTTTTCGGAACAGCATTTATTGGAAGCCATTAAAAATTACCAGAACAGAGAACGAAGATTTGGAAAAACTAGCGAACAACTCACCTAGCGGCATGAATAGGTTCATGTCCCTTGAACTTTTTATTACACTTTTATCCTTAATTTTTACTACAGTTATCTCTGCACAGGATACCTCCTATGAAGATGGTAAACGTTATATACTTGGAGGATTGGAAGTTACCGGATTACAAAGTTACAATGAACAGACTGTAAAGACCTATACGGGTTTAAGGATAGGGCAGCCCATTACCGTTCCAGGCGATGAAATAAGCGCCGTCATTAACAAACTATGGGGCTTGGAGCTGTTTACGGATATAAGTTTCTATATTACGAATATTGAAGGTGAGAATGTATTTCTTGAATTAAATATCATAGAAAGGCCAACACTTTCCAATGTAACCGTGTACGGGGTTAAGAAAAGAAAGATAGATGAAATCTTAAAGGATACCGATCTAAAAAAAGGGAAGAAGATAACCGAGAGTTTGATTGCCAATTCCAAAAATTATATCCAGAACAAATACAAGAAGAAAGGATACCTTAATGCCAAGGTTACCATTGCTACTGCAAAGGATACTACAGATGCCAATACACAGGCAATGGTCATTAATGTTAAACAGGGAGATAAGGTTAAGATCAACGATATTGTTTTTGAAGGAAACGAGCAGTTGTCCGACAAACAGCTTAGCAAGGCCTTGAAAAAAACCAAGCAAAGAAAATTCTACCGTTTTTGGAAGAAATCCAAATATATTCAGGAGGATTACAAAAATGATTTGGTTTCCCTTGTGGATAAATATGCCGAAAAGGGTTTTAGGGATGCACGTATTATTTCCGATACCTTTGTTAAGGTTTCTGATGATCTCATCGATTTGAAGATCAAGGTAGAGGAGGGAGACAAATACTATTTTGGGGATATAGATTTCGTTGGGAATACGGTGTATTCGGACCGTCAATTGGCCCAAATGCTCGGGATCAAAAAAGGGGATACCTATAATGGGGTGTTGCTGCGCAAGCGAATAGCCGATGATAGCAAACCCGATGCCGATGACCTGACCAATATGTACCAAAATTACGGATATCTGTTTTCCAGTATCAATCCTGTAGAAATCTCTGCCGAGAATGATACCATTAATTTTGAAATCAGGATTATTGAGGGCAAGGAGACTTTCTTGGATCACGTTACCGTAATAGGTAATGACAAGACCAATGACCATGTTATTTTTAGGGAGTTGCGTACTAGACCTGGGCAACGATATAGCAAAGCTGACATTATTAGAAGTATCAGGGAATTGGGACAATTGGGATTCTTTGATGCGGAACAAATAAAGCCGGATATCCAAAACCCTGATCCAAATGCAGGAACAGTAGATATAGCCTATAACTTGGTGGAAGCTGGCTCCAGCCAGATCGAGCTCCAAGGGGGTTATGGTGGTGGTGGTTTTATTGGTACATTGGGACTGTCCTTTAGTAACTTCTCTATGAAGAATTTATTTAAAGGGGAAGCTTATAAGCCGGTTCCTATGGGAGATGGGCAAACCTTTGCCCTGCGTTTGCAGGCCAGTAGGACCTATAGGGTTTATAGTTTAAATTTCTCCGAGCCATGGTTGGGAGGTAAAAAACCGGTTAGGTTCAATATGTCCTTATCCCGCACCCAACAGTTTTATTATAACCCCTATGTAAGTAGCAAGCCAGATAAAAGCAAGCAGTTTTCCATTACTGGAATTACGGCAGGTTTGGCAAAAAGGGTACAGTGGCCAGATGATTACTTTACCATTTCCCACTCTATAGGATATCAGCTATACAATTTTCAGGATTATAATTTAGGGCTTTTCAATTTTGGAAATGGAAAATCCAACTCTATAGCATACACCCTGGGAATATCTAGAAATGCTATGGATGGGGGGCGTATTTATCCAAGATCGGGATCTAATTTTGAGCTGACGGCCAAGTTTACACCTCCTTTTTCCTTATTCAATAATATAGACTATAAACAACTCAATGAAGATCAAGAAACAGCCGTTGAGGAATTGGATAGTGACGAAATAGAACGAATAGATCAAGAACGCTTTAGGTGGTTGGAATTCTATAAAGTTAACTTTAAGGGTGATTGGTATACTACTTTGGTAGATAAATTGGTTTTGAGGACCAATGCCGAATTTGGATTTTTGGGAAGTTATAACGAAGATGTAGGAAAGGTTCCTTTTGAAAGATTTTATGTTGGTGGGGACGGTATGGGTACTTACACTTTGGATGGTAGGGATGTTATTGCTTTAAGAGGGTATGAGAATCAATCCTTAACACCTTATAGTACGGATCCATTAAGTGGAGGACAAGTACAGGATGGTGGAGTTGTTTATAATAAATATTCCTTGGAGTTAAGATATCCCTTGACCTTAAAACCGTCTGCTTCCATTTATGGGCAGGTATTTTTAGAGGCAGGAAATGCCTTCAACAATTTTCAAGACTTTAATCCGTTTGAGTTAAAAAGATCTGCCGGAGTGGGGCTACGTATTTTTATGCCAGCATTTGGATTATTGGGAATTGATTTTGGATATGGATTTGATCAAGATTATAACCCCAATTCATCAGGACCTAGCGGTTGGCAAACCCACTTCATCATTGGACAACAGTTTTAATATATAGAAATTTGCAATTGTTTTATATGTTAAATGGTTCATTCTAAAATATTTAGTTATTTTGGCACGATATTTTCTATAGTATAAAAAGAAGATAGCATGGGAATTAAATCAAAAGTACTTTTGTTTCTAGTTGTAACTATGTTTGCTGCTACAATTTCGGCTCAAAGGACAATTAGGATAGGTTATGTGGATATGGAATATATCCTGGAGAATGTAGAGGAGTACAGGGAGGCCAATGAGCAATTGGCGGCCAAGGTGCAGAAATGGAAATTGGAACTGGATAAGGAGAAGGGGGTAATTGATCAGATGAAGAAGGATTTAATGGCAGAGAAAGTGCTGTTAACGGAGGAATTGATTTCCGAAAGGCAAGAAGAGATCCAAATCTTGGAAAAGGAGATGTTCGATTATCAACAGGATAGATTTGGTCCGGAAGGAGATCTGGTGCTTCAGAAAAGAAGATTGATACAACCAATTCAAGATCAGGTTTTCAATGAGGTGCAGAAAATAGGTGCAAATAAAAAATATGATTTTATTTTTGATAAATCGGCAGATGTTGTAATGTTGTATTCCGAGAAAAGACACGATATTAGCGATCTTGTTTTAAGGGGGATTTCGAGGACTAGAAAAATAAGCGCACCTAGGAATAAGCAGAATGCCAGAAATAGTTTCGAAGATATAGAGGATGAGGATACGGAAGAAATTATTAGTGATGCCATTTTAGAACGTCAAGAGAGGGCAAAGCAGGCGGAAGAGGCAAGGACGAAGACTGCAGAGGAAAACCGGGCAGAGCAGCTCAGGATTCGTGAGGAACGTAAAAAGGCATATGAAGAGAGAAGGAAAAAGTTGTTGGAAGAAAGGGAAGCCAAAAGGAAGAAGGAATTAGAGGAAAGAAGTAACAAAAACGACTCGGAAGAAGAGGAAAGTACAAAGGACGAAGAATAATTAAATTAAGCTTAAACCAAATTACATTTATATAACTAAATCTTTAAATTAACACTCAAACATTAATTAAAATCATGAAACAAATTAAAAAAATAGCAGTAGCCATAGTTTTGTTCGTAGCAGCTACTAGTTTTGTTAATGCACAGGCGAAAATTGCACATATAGATGTACAGAAATTGTTGTCTGAAATGCCGGAGATGAAAGCAGCCGAAGCGGAACTTAAGAAATTACAGGAAACGTATAGGGCGGATATTGAAAGTTCCATGACCGAACTTCAAAATAAGTATACCCAATATAAAAATGAGTCATCTTCAAAGTCTGAAGAGGAAAATCAGAAAAGAGCTTTGGAATTACAAGGTTTTGAGAAAAATATTGGGGAGGCACAACAGACTGCCCAACAAGAATTACAAAAGAAACAAGGAGAACTTTTAGGCCCTATCACCGAAAAGGCCAAAAAGGCAATCGAGTCTGTGGCAGCCGCCCAAGGAATTGATTACGTTATGGATGCTACCCAAGGTAGTGGACTTATCGTAGCCAAAGGGAAAGATATTTTGCCAGAGGTTAAGAAGCAATTAGGGTTCTAATCCAGCAATAAAATTTTATAATGAAGAGGCCGTCCAATTTCTATTGGACGGCCTCTTTGTGTGTAGGAGTCGCGAGTCTGCCTCGCCGTCAGGCAGGCCTGCCTTAGTCGGCCAGACTGGTGTCAGACTTCGTGCCTATAAAGATTACTCCCCCTCCTTGGGGTCCACGCACGCAATTGCGATTAAATTACTCCCCCCTCCTTGGGAGGGGGGGAGGTCCATTTCAAGGAGATTTATTGTTATTCCGTTGTTACCTTTAGGGTTTCTAAATAGGCTACCAAATCTACCAAGTCTTCCTCCGGCATAATATTGGCCAAGCCTTCTGTCATTAGTGATTGTTCCAGGGCGTCCTGTTCGCTTATATCCTGCAATTCCAAGATCTTTTGGGTGCCTCCCATCATTTTTATGGTTATTTCATCCTCTGTCCTGCTTAAGATGTATCCTTTATAAGTTTTTCCATCTTTCATTTTAAAAGAGTAACCTTCAAAACCAAAATTGATTCCAGCACTGGGATATATAATATTGGAGTATAAAAATTGCTTCGAAAGTTTATTGCCTATATCGGATAATTCCGGTCCAAATTCAATTCCTGTACCTGCAGCCATATGACAGGAACTGCAATAGGTGGCGTAAACTTCCTTCCCGTGGGTAGCATTGCCCTTGCGTTCTACCAATTTGGAAATATCCAGGGCTCCATCCCCTTGAGCGGTTAAGAATTTAGGGGCATTGGTTCTTATCTCATTGTTCCAGCTGGTCATAAGTTTTAGGACTGTTGTTGTTTTAAATTCTTCCGCCAATCTGTCCTCCTTTAACATTTGGTATAATTCCTCCTGCCCGGATCCAGTATTACCCAGTGTTTCTATCATTTTTCTGGTAAGTGCATGACCTAATTCCTGGGAGGAAATATTCTCTTTTAGCAGTGCAATGGCCGTTGGATTGGATATTCCGCTTAGTCTCTCCAATATAACCATCTTGGAAGATTCCGGTGCTTGGGAATGAAGGAACGTGCCTATCAATGTGGCCCCCTCATTATTGAGAAGAAGGTTGGCGGCTTCCTTGCCAATATCAGTGTTGGACCCGTTGGCCAATACGCGAAACAGGGCCTCATTCTGGTTTTTTAACTCCAAGTTTTTGATGGCCATGATCCATTCCGGTGTTCCTTCAATTTTGGGAAGCACTTCTTTGACCAATTTAATATTTTTGGGCGAACTAGATACAAATTTGGCGTCCACTTGCCCTATAGCGTATGCCTGAATTTGGTTTTTAAGGGGATGGCTCCAAGTAAGCATGTCCATTAGGTAACTGTTTTTGCTAGGGTGATCTTTAAAATTGAGGGCCCTAAAATAGGAAGCTAATTTGGTAGATTGCACCTTCTGATCTTTGATTAGAGATACCAACATAGGAACCGATTCTTTGGCCCGGATGCGCCACACTATTTCTTTTCCGGCCTCACTTTGCCAGTTTTCCCCAACATTGCTTTTCCATGCATTAAAGTATAGTTCAGGAAATTTATCCGCCCCAATACCCAGGGCTTCCAAATACCATCTGTCACCAGTAGTATGCTTAGCGGCTAAATGGGCCCATTGTTCGGCTGCTGTTTCGGTACCTATAAATCTTAGTGCAATGGCTACTTCCCTTCTGACTTGTGCCGATTTATCGTCTGCTAAAAGGGATAAGTATTTCTCCAGATTTTCTGTGCCTTTAAGTCTTGCCATTCGGATGCCCTGCATTCTATATTTGGGGTCTTCATCCATTAATGCTATTTCTATATAGTCGTTGCTTTTGGTAGGGATATACGAACCGATCCACAATGCCCGGGCTTTGGCTATACCCCCTTGGGCAATTAATTCGGATAAAAGGGGTTGGGCAGCTTCGCCCATGGAATGCAATTTTTGCCAAGATTGATAAAAGATGTCCATGTTTCCGGAAAGAAGTCCTTTAACCGCTCCATCTTGCGTCTTGGGGTCTATAGCAACTGGTCTATATTCCGGGGAAGTGGACAATCGGTAAATTCTTCCCCGTGCAATGTCTTCCGCCTTGTGTCCGCCAACGCCCCCATCATACCAATCGGAAATAAAAAGGGAGCCGTCGGGTGCAATGGTAACATCGTCCGGCCTAAACCAATTGTCTTTACTCTTTACCAGATTTTCAATTTTAGCGGAATAACCCGCTTCTGATTCGCTTATAATATAAGCACGGACCACATTATGGCCGGGTTCGGCATGTATGGGCTGGTTTTGAAATTTTTGAGGCAACATATTGTCCTCATAAAAAAGGATGCCACATGGGGATCCGGATCCGGTCTGTAGCAAATTGGGGACGGTTCCCGGGTCGTTTAAATGCCAATGCCTTTTGGGGATGTCGTTATCCCATCCTGTTCTTCTCTCCCGCCAGCTTGCACCCGACAACAAATCCCTATATCCATAATTGCCATATTCCATAACATAGTTTATTCGCGTCCCCCTATTGCCGTCATCATCATTGTCAGATTGCCATAAACCGCCATAAGAATCAATAGTAATTTCATATGGGTTCCTAAAATTATGCCCTAAAACCTCCAGATTGGTTCCGTCCATATTCATTCTAAAAGCCATCCCTTCCCTGTAGGGCTGGCCATCCGCCAATATTTTTTGACCATGCATGTCCATAACGGCCTCGCCATTTTTGTCCAATAATTGCTTGCCATTGTTGCCGAAGTTGAAATAAAGTCTACCATCTGGGCCAAAGACAAAAGCATGTACCCCGTGGTCGTGGTCTACCCCTTCTATGCCTTGGAAGAGTATTTCTTTTGAATCCGGTACATCATCCCCGTCCTCGTCGGTAAAGATGAAAACCTTGGGACTAACCGATATGATAACCTTATTTCCCAATACGGCTATGCCCAAAGCTGCATTGATGTCCTCTCCTTGGTAGAACACCTTGGAAGTATCGGCTTTGCCATCTCCATCGGTGTCTTCAAGAATTAGGATGCGATCCCCGCTATCGTCATAGGTATTATCAGGATTGGCGAACAATCTGTAATTCCGCGCTTCACAGACCCATATTCTACCTTTGGCATCTATGGCCATATTGGTAGGGTTTGTGACCATAGGTTCCGAAGCAAATAGCCCAAGATTTAATCCTTCCGCTACCTCCATGGAGGCCAGGGCAAACTCGGGATTTCTTTTTTCCTGTTCTGAAAGCGATAGAAAATCAATATTTGCTTTTGGTTGGTCCTTGCAGGAAGAAAAGCTGCCCAGGGCCATAATAATTACCAAAGTTTTGGTGGCAATTTGGTTTTGAAACATATGAACGTTTTTGGTTGTCCCACAATTTACCAAAAAAACTGGCATTAATTTAAAATAATGTTATAGTGTTTCGGTGGGGAATGCCCCAAAGTTTACTCGATAATCGAGATTATAATGCACCGCCGCTTGCCTGCCCGTTCCTGCATAGGCGGGCCTGCCCGTTATCCGTTCGGGCGTCGAAATCCAAAATAAGGGTTCTTTCAATGCTTCGCGGTCCTCCCTTTGTGTGCAGACAGGCTTGCCCCGAAGTAGTTTGCTTAAAATTTACTTTATTAAAGCAGTTGCCTATTGACGATTGGGAGGGGGTAATTGAACTTGACATTAAAATAATGAAAACAATGGAGGAAAAACAGTATTTTAGTTAGCAGGAAAATTCAGGGAATGCACATAGAATAAGCAGGTTTTTTAGCTGGATGGCATAGACCGTAATCTTGCCTATTAGTTATTGGATAATTCATAAATTAAAGCAACTATTAACTTTTGAAATAGATGAAAAAATTACTCGGACTTATTGCAATTTCATTTTTTGGTTTAACCGTTTATGGTCAGGATAACATGTTGTGTGTTGGAAGTTATTGGACAGAGGATGAGGCAAATATTGTGATGAAAAAATTTGCCTCTGAATGGAACGACTTGGAGTCCTGGGAACAAAGGGCGTTAAGAATTAAAAAGGGTATTACAGATGGTATGCAACTGGATAAAATGCCGAAAATAACGGGCAATTTTAATCCCATTATCAGAAATACCAGGATTATGGAAGGTTATATTGTAGAAAATATTGCCATTGAGAGCTTTCCAGGTTTCTTTGTTACTGGCAACCTGTATAGGCCTGCCGAAGAAAAGGGCAAGTATGCGGCCATTCTTAGTCCCCATGGCCATATGAAGGATAAAAGGTATACAGATTACATTCAGTGGCGTTGTGCTGCTTTGGCGAGAATGGGAGCGGTAGTTTTTGCCTATGATATGGTGGGTTATGCGGAAAGTACCCAAGTAAACCACAAAATGCCAATCGCCCTCTTATTGCAGACCTGGAACAGTAAACGCGTATTGGAATATTTGCTTTCCAGACCCGATGTGGATTCGGAACGGGTAGGGATGACAGGAGCCTCTGGAGGCGGTACCCAAACCTTTGTTTTAACAGCTATAGATGATCGAATAAAGGTAGCTGCACCTGTAGTACAGGTTTCTGCCCACTTTTTTGGAGGATGTGTTTGTGAGAGTGGAATGCCAATACACAAAAGTGCCGACCACCAAACCAATAATGTGGAGATAGCGGCCCTTTGCGCCCCAAGACCTTTATTATTGGTGTCAGATGGTTCCGACTGGACAAGAAACACACCAAGAATAGAGTATCCTTACATACAAAAGGTATATGCCCTATATGATGCAGAACATAAAGTGGAAAATGTTCATCTACCGGCCGAAAGACACGATTACGGATATAATAAAAGAACGGCTCTCTACAATTTCTTTGACCACCATCTTGATCTTAACGCCGGAAAAATACCTTATGCTGAGGGTTATAAGGAAGATTTTGTTACTATTTTGCCCCCGGAAGATTTGATGGTTTTTGGCAAGGATAGTCTTAGGCCCAAGAATGCCCTGGAGGGAGATGAGGCGGTTATGGCGTATTTGAAAATAAAAGGTATTCAACCTCAGGGCAAGCCCTGAACCCAATAATAGGAATCGACCCAAGGGGCGAGGTATTGAACCTAGATCCCGCCGAAAAAGGCGGGATTAGTACAACTTACAATTTTCAGTGCGTCTTACTGACTTCTCAAAATTGAGTTTCACTAATAAAAGTAGATTAAAATATATGGAAATGAATGGAATGATAGTATCGGCAGATTGGCTTAACGATAATTTGGAAATGCCCGATATCATAATTTTGGATGTGCGTTTACGCTATGTTCCAGCATCGTCCGAATTAGATGACCTTAGGGTAAAGGGGGCTCGTATTTTTGATCTTGAAAACGATTTTAGTGATAAAAACAGCCAGTTCCCCAATACGCTTCCAAGTCAGGACCATTTTGAACAGTCCTGTAGAAAATTGGGAATTAATAAATCCAGTAAGATTGTGGTCTATGATCATTTTGGAATTTATGTGAGTCCCAGGGCATGGTGGATGTTTAAGGTTATGGGTCTTCAGAATGTTAGTGTTTTGGACGGAGGGTTTCCGGAATGGAAGATAGCGGGA contains the following coding sequences:
- a CDS encoding OmpH family outer membrane protein, whose product is MKSKVLLFLVVTMFAATISAQRTIRIGYVDMEYILENVEEYREANEQLAAKVQKWKLELDKEKGVIDQMKKDLMAEKVLLTEELISERQEEIQILEKEMFDYQQDRFGPEGDLVLQKRRLIQPIQDQVFNEVQKIGANKKYDFIFDKSADVVMLYSEKRHDISDLVLRGISRTRKISAPRNKQNARNSFEDIEDEDTEEIISDAILERQERAKQAEEARTKTAEENRAEQLRIREERKKAYEERRKKLLEEREAKRKKELEERSNKNDSEEEESTKDEE
- a CDS encoding alpha/beta hydrolase family protein, with amino-acid sequence MKKLLGLIAISFFGLTVYGQDNMLCVGSYWTEDEANIVMKKFASEWNDLESWEQRALRIKKGITDGMQLDKMPKITGNFNPIIRNTRIMEGYIVENIAIESFPGFFVTGNLYRPAEEKGKYAAILSPHGHMKDKRYTDYIQWRCAALARMGAVVFAYDMVGYAESTQVNHKMPIALLLQTWNSKRVLEYLLSRPDVDSERVGMTGASGGGTQTFVLTAIDDRIKVAAPVVQVSAHFFGGCVCESGMPIHKSADHQTNNVEIAALCAPRPLLLVSDGSDWTRNTPRIEYPYIQKVYALYDAEHKVENVHLPAERHDYGYNKRTALYNFFDHHLDLNAGKIPYAEGYKEDFVTILPPEDLMVFGKDSLRPKNALEGDEAVMAYLKIKGIQPQGKP
- a CDS encoding PVC-type heme-binding CxxCH protein, with product MFQNQIATKTLVIIMALGSFSSCKDQPKANIDFLSLSEQEKRNPEFALASMEVAEGLNLGLFASEPMVTNPTNMAIDAKGRIWVCEARNYRLFANPDNTYDDSGDRILILEDTDGDGKADTSKVFYQGEDINAALGIAVLGNKVIISVSPKVFIFTDEDGDDVPDSKEILFQGIEGVDHDHGVHAFVFGPDGRLYFNFGNNGKQLLDKNGEAVMDMHGQKILADGQPYREGMAFRMNMDGTNLEVLGHNFRNPYEITIDSYGGLWQSDNDDDGNRGTRINYVMEYGNYGYRDLLSGASWRERRTGWDNDIPKRHWHLNDPGTVPNLLQTGSGSPCGILFYEDNMLPQKFQNQPIHAEPGHNVVRAYIISESEAGYSAKIENLVKSKDNWFRPDDVTIAPDGSLFISDWYDGGVGGHKAEDIARGRIYRLSTSPEYRPVAIDPKTQDGAVKGLLSGNMDIFYQSWQKLHSMGEAAQPLLSELIAQGGIAKARALWIGSYIPTKSNDYIEIALMDEDPKYRMQGIRMARLKGTENLEKYLSLLADDKSAQVRREVAIALRFIGTETAAEQWAHLAAKHTTGDRWYLEALGIGADKFPELYFNAWKSNVGENWQSEAGKEIVWRIRAKESVPMLVSLIKDQKVQSTKLASYFRALNFKDHPSKNSYLMDMLTWSHPLKNQIQAYAIGQVDAKFVSSSPKNIKLVKEVLPKIEGTPEWIMAIKNLELKNQNEALFRVLANGSNTDIGKEAANLLLNNEGATLIGTFLHSQAPESSKMVILERLSGISNPTAIALLKENISSQELGHALTRKMIETLGNTGSGQEELYQMLKEDRLAEEFKTTTVLKLMTSWNNEIRTNAPKFLTAQGDGALDISKLVERKGNATHGKEVYATYCSSCHMAAGTGIEFGPELSDIGNKLSKQFLYSNIIYPSAGINFGFEGYSFKMKDGKTYKGYILSRTEDEITIKMMGGTQKILELQDISEQDALEQSLMTEGLANIMPEEDLVDLVAYLETLKVTTE
- a CDS encoding OmpH family outer membrane protein, which encodes MKQIKKIAVAIVLFVAATSFVNAQAKIAHIDVQKLLSEMPEMKAAEAELKKLQETYRADIESSMTELQNKYTQYKNESSSKSEEENQKRALELQGFEKNIGEAQQTAQQELQKKQGELLGPITEKAKKAIESVAAAQGIDYVMDATQGSGLIVAKGKDILPEVKKQLGF
- a CDS encoding isoprenyl transferase; protein product: MDGNGRWAKEKGKLRVFGHEQGVKTVRRTVEDCARMGLEFLTLYTFSTENWNRPKLEVDTLMRLLVSSLKKELKTLNNNNIKLNTIGNIASLPNSAHKELLDVMEKTSGNTGMTLTLALSYGSREEIKNAVQQICVKVKNNIISPENIDETIINNHLYTQNLPDVDLLIRTSGEHRISNFLLWQIAYAELYFIDVFWPDFSEQHLLEAIKNYQNRERRFGKTSEQLT
- a CDS encoding BamA/OMP85 family outer membrane protein; protein product: MNRFMSLELFITLLSLIFTTVISAQDTSYEDGKRYILGGLEVTGLQSYNEQTVKTYTGLRIGQPITVPGDEISAVINKLWGLELFTDISFYITNIEGENVFLELNIIERPTLSNVTVYGVKKRKIDEILKDTDLKKGKKITESLIANSKNYIQNKYKKKGYLNAKVTIATAKDTTDANTQAMVINVKQGDKVKINDIVFEGNEQLSDKQLSKALKKTKQRKFYRFWKKSKYIQEDYKNDLVSLVDKYAEKGFRDARIISDTFVKVSDDLIDLKIKVEEGDKYYFGDIDFVGNTVYSDRQLAQMLGIKKGDTYNGVLLRKRIADDSKPDADDLTNMYQNYGYLFSSINPVEISAENDTINFEIRIIEGKETFLDHVTVIGNDKTNDHVIFRELRTRPGQRYSKADIIRSIRELGQLGFFDAEQIKPDIQNPDPNAGTVDIAYNLVEAGSSQIELQGGYGGGGFIGTLGLSFSNFSMKNLFKGEAYKPVPMGDGQTFALRLQASRTYRVYSLNFSEPWLGGKKPVRFNMSLSRTQQFYYNPYVSSKPDKSKQFSITGITAGLAKRVQWPDDYFTISHSIGYQLYNFQDYNLGLFNFGNGKSNSIAYTLGISRNAMDGGRIYPRSGSNFELTAKFTPPFSLFNNIDYKQLNEDQETAVEELDSDEIERIDQERFRWLEFYKVNFKGDWYTTLVDKLVLRTNAEFGFLGSYNEDVGKVPFERFYVGGDGMGTYTLDGRDVIALRGYENQSLTPYSTDPLSGGQVQDGGVVYNKYSLELRYPLTLKPSASIYGQVFLEAGNAFNNFQDFNPFELKRSAGVGLRIFMPAFGLLGIDFGYGFDQDYNPNSSGPSGWQTHFIIGQQF